TTTTGGAAAGTTTttgggaattttgaaaattggTGTTTTTATAGATTTCGACGTGCTCTTTTCAAATTTTTACTTTGCCGCTCGCACCGCCATGTTGGAAAAATGGCGGTCAAAAACAGTATTTTGAGAATCGGAGTTATTCTCAAAATACTGTTCCGACTcattttacgataaaaatagttatgtaataaattcaaCTAGAGACAATTCCTACAATTTATGTATTAACCTGGTCTCATAAACATGATTTACTAAAGAAAAAAGTTGAGAATGGCTGCCATAGATTATTCACCATCTTGACCCAAGATATATTTGCCTTTACTCCTCACACCTTCTGTGGTTGGAACAGGTTATAGATATAACCAAAAGTGCTGCTGTTGAACGAATTTATGCTTTCATACATCAAACAAACATTTGTGTAAACAATAAAAGGTTCCATTACCATATTATTAGCTGTATTATAATAACCataaatttaatctataatttaCTAAGTTCATCAATGTAAACTGctatttcaatttgttttacattaaattttagttgATTATACCAGTTTGTATAGGAATTTGTTCCATTATTTCTTCTACTGCattcataataaacattattactaATATCTGAAGATGAATCTTTGGATGTAAAATTCTGTTTAGAATAATTGGATTGTTTTCTTCTATTATACTTAGCCTTATGTTTGGATTTTGTATTCATTTCGTTATATTCAGATTCTGAACTTTgactatttaaaacatattctttttcatttttcaaatattcatcAGAAatagaattcttttttttttgagtaccTTTTGATACCGTCTCTTTTGAACTTTTtcctaattttgttttactttttgagCCACTGAAAGTTTCTGGAAGTCCCAATTTTAAAACTTCATTACTAATGGTTGCCTCATAATTTAgtcctatatttttattttcaaagtatctattattattgtcaactagatttttattattattattataagcattaACTGGTGTTTCtgattgacatttatttttaatattatcattttctatATCCATTTCACTAATTGTAAGATTTTTAGCagcttgatattttttatgttcagtACTGGACTCTGTAGGTTTTCTTTTGGAGGTATTAAGAAtactctgttttattttatttattctttcaaGGTAATCTTTAGCTAGTATATTTGGAGCATCAATACATTTGTACTGACAACAGTAGTTTTCATTAGAGTCTGgtaaattattgttgttaaaagacataagcaaatcagaaaatgattttatattgtcCATTTCTACTACctcaaatgatttaaataattcctCAAAGCTTTCtacagttttatttacttctaaaAGATCTTTTTTATCACATAAAATTTCCCAAAAGTCTATGTAGTTGttatcttttgtaatattagacAATGATGTATATTCAGACATGGTTGGTTCAACTGGTTCTCTTCCATCAACATCCTCATTTGTGTCATCATCGTTCCAAAGACATGTTAAGTTAACAGATGTTTTCAAAGCTTCGagcaaatttaaaaacttttttgcttCCATACCTTCACTAAGTATAGTTACGGCCATGCCATAAGATCCATACCTTCCAGCTCTTCCTATTCTATGTAAGTAAGTTTGCCATTCAAAGGGAGGTTCAAAATTGATGACTAGATCTACATTTGATGCATCAATACCCCGAGCTGCTAAATCAGTAGATATAAGAAGCCTACATTTATATTCTTGTAAAGTTTTAATAGCATCTAAACGATCAGTTTGTTCTTGTTTACCATATAACTGTTCTGCAGGCCACTTTTCTTTAGTcaacattttatgtaaatctCCTACTCTAGTTTGATAATTACAgaaaattaaacattgtttaaattgtttttttgttaaaatttttaacaactCTTTGAATCTGTATTCTGTTTGTTTTACaatgttgttattatattttacatacgtTATTCTCTGAGCCACTCCTAATAGGACACAATTACTATTAGGGCAGATATGTTGGGCACCACAAACAAATTGACTAATAAGCTCTTTAGAGTTTTCAGGATATGTAGCACTACTTAATATTACCTGTTTTTGTTTTGGTAAAAAAGTATGTATGAACTGAATGTCTGTCAAGAAGCTCTTTTCCATTAATTTGTCAGCTTCATCAAGAATTAAAAGTCTCACtgaatttatatcaatatgttTATCTTGAACAAGATGTTTTAGCCGTCCTGGACTTCCAACTACAAcatgtacatttttttctttaaatttattaatatcatcttGAATTGGTAGACCACCCATTACAACTTCAACACATAAGCctgaaacattaaatataattaaaatcagcacataaatatttcaatatttattataagttatttttatttaagaattaatatatatcttaatatttcacAGTTTAAAAATTTTTTGAACAATACAatactacaaaacaaaataattgaaacaatattatttattactagctgtcCCTGCgacgcgttgtttgaatttaagttatttggatattgtagcgtgattttatttttattctatatataatactaaaataaaagtagcctaagttactccttattacatccgctatctgccagtgaaagtcccgtcaaaatagGTTCAGCCATTCCAGAGATCCGGAAcaaacaggcagacagacagacagacaaaaattgtaaaaaatgttattttggtatatgtaccgtgtatacatacatattcatgtagtaaaaatgggttattttaatattacaaacagacactccaattttgttatatgtatagaaaattgTACTGATTGCAAATTGGAAGTTGCTGAATTCTATACAATTAAGTTCTACAAGATGAAAATCCCAGTTATGAACACTAACTTACCATCATATTTGCATCCTATTTGTTTCAAAACTTCACATATTTGAGCCGCTATTTCACGAGTTGGTGCAAGAATTATAACTTGTATGCCCTTATTAAGGTCTAATTTTTCTAATGCAATTATGGTAAAAACAGCAGTTTTACCAGTTCCCGATTTTGCTTCTAACATTAaatctaaaaacaaataatgttcAATAACCACAAAAGTGTGTATGTAAggcaatcaatataaaaaacgGGCAATCTTACAATCTAGCAAGTTCGCTAGtaaatccataaaatatttacttaccaAATCCACACTTTCCTAAGGGAATACCATGCAATTGTATTGGAGAAGGTTTGAAAAAACCTGCTTCTTTAAGCCCATTTAACGTATCATTAGAAAGAAGCATGGTATCGAATGTTACATCTTGGTATATTTGTACGTCAGTTGTCCTCtttctattagaaatattatgaGCTAACACCATTTTCTCTGATTATggccaatttaatttaatcaagctGAATATTGACAATCTTTAGAGACAGTAGTTACGAAAAAGAAGTACGAAACAAGAACTTTGCCGGTGTTTATCCTGTTTTGTCATAACTTACATACATAATGACACTATTGACatgcacagattaaatatattacaattaatggcaaggctaaataataattttaaataaaaaaaattgtccaaCTTATCAAAAAAATTGGACTGGAGCTAATGAGCAATTAAGAAGCCAGacgtacataacatttattaaaatgtatatgttactatttgattttaaattaattattgtattactttttttttaaacatttaactaCATTTTCAGATTCGGTATTCTTGATATTGGACTTGAGATTGGtttgtagaaaaatatattaaattaaatttccctATATATAAggttaatatgattatttaagaTAGTTTTTAGAGTGAATTTTTGAGATTAAGGTTGAATTAGCAAACAGTAAAAATCGCGACGATTCATGAAAAACGTAAATGATAAATACTGGATTAGTAAATCcactttacaaaataataaatgagtataatttattattttgtagagtggattattagttttttattttaatatatatatttttttaaattatacaaattacaaattttaaaacttatttataaaactgatACGTAGAACGTATTGAATATATACTCTTTGgtagttacttatttatattttatacatctttTATATTCGATAGATTTGACGTTAATACATTTGTTTAGAAATACTgaacttaaagtaaaaaatcatTGGCttaagcattatttttttcagataagTTTGAAAtcttgctttattttatttttgttataaaatatataacaaattttatcattgtatcaaaattataatatttataacaacaaaataaaaatttctaaACGAAAAACGTATAAGAAATGGCGAAATTGAAGATCTTGATACATGTATTTTGTGTTCGATGCTGATAATTTGAATCGAAATAAAGCATAATTGACAGcctatttgtattataaaacgacatcaattacttttaaaaacattgcacagttgtttttatatcaatgaCACCAGTTGACTGTATTAGAAATCAGTGTTGGGACTTCATGTACAATTTCGAATTTACAAATTTATCCTcgtaagtatataagtatattggtGTTATGGCATAGAAAGCacatattatttgtttcaaaagctctgtaatattattaatatacattatgaatTGAAGTTCATTCAGAATTATCATATAGGTCATCACAGTGCCCaactattagtatatttattattataaaaacgctaaaaaatgttaaatattttttaataaaacattgttttttgttttataatagcTTATTGAAATTCGTTTTGTAACAGTCCATTTCACAgactttttgtaataaagtgttatttttaGGTAACAAAAACATGAATAATTGTGGTGTTGGTGGTGGTGTAGGAACTGGAGGAGGAGCTTATGATGCTAAAATAGCAGGCCTTTATGATTTGCTAGACACGCTTGGCTCAGGACATTTTGCTGTTGTTAAATTGGCAAGACATGTCTTTACGGGTGAAAAAGTTGCAGTTAAAGTTattgataaaagtaaattagATGAAGTCTCGAAATCACATCTATTCCAAGAAGTAAGTTGTAATTTAAGGTGTaagttaacattaattaataagttgGTACCCAGAATATTTTGACTATGATTTCATGTTTATGtgaaataaagcaaataaacatATAAGTAACAAAACATAATAGAAATCTGCTTAatgatttatctatttattggctcataattaaatattgcatattCTTTCAGGTACGATGCATGAAACTAGTTCAACATCCCAATGTAGTTCGACTTTACGAAGTTATTGATACACagactaaattatatttgatattagaaTTAGGTGATGGGGGTGAtttgtatgattatattatgaGACATGAATCTGGTCTCTCTGAATCTCTAGCTCGTGACTACTTCCGTCAAATTGTTCGTGCTATTTCATACTGTCACAGgtaaaataaactgtttttaagtgatgtttattttctaatttaccaattgttaaaatttttcacTTTGTTTTAGATTACATGTTGTTCATCGAGATTTAAAACCAGAAAATGTGgtgttttttgaaaaattagGAGTAGTGAAATTGACTGATTTTGGTTTTAGTAACAAATTTTGTCCAGGACAAAAACTTGAAACATCATGTGGATCTTTAGCTTACTCAGCACCTGAGATTTTGTTAGGTGATTCCTATGATGCCCCTGCAGTGGATGTATGGTCCCTTGGTGTTATTTTGTACATGTTAGTGTGTGGACAAGCTCCTTTTCAAGAAGCGAATGACAGTGAAACTTTGACAATGATAATGGACTGTAAATACACAATGCCAAATCATGTTTCAAATTCATGTAaaaggtattaaataaataaactttgttttcattattaatttgatttatatttaacatagtcctttcattcttttatatattttatcaggcTTATTGGAAGAATGTTAGTAAGAGAACCAGAAAAGCGGGCAACATTATCAGAAATAGCGACTGATCCTTGGGTCACAGCTGGCGAAGGTGTAACTGTAGAAGATTTTGATACTCCATTAGTAGCCAAACAAGATTTATCAGAAGATGATCGTGCTGCTATCTTACAGAGGATGGTGAATGGTGCTATTGGCACCAAGGAACACATTTTGGAAGAATTAgagaaaaatgaatataatcatattactGCTACATATTACTTATTAGCAGAAAGAAAATTGAGGTCTAAAAGGTAGTATAtgacttttgtttttttgtgcATAGTTTAGGTAGGTGGGCGGGAAACCGGGTCATCTGATGATAAGTAGTCAACATCGCCAATAGATATCGTAGCTGTAAGAagtacgtcgccaatgcgcgaACAACCTTAgtcactaagatgttatgtcccttgtgcctgtttatacacaatataaacTATTGCTGTTTGCAATAGAATATAGgaagagtgggtggtaactacctAGACGGCCTTTTCCACAATCGCATCaagtaaatgaatttataattaataattttgaatattttaaattaatagataattcttatatatatgtatattatttaaataaaaaaagcttaattaaaaaaaacatcgtgatttaatacttagtatattaatgtttatactCTACTACATCATTGATACGAAAAACAAATGTCATAAAAACCtgcaaaattgaatataaaattgaaatagttgctgtatttgatttcatttaataataagcaCAATGCACATAAGCTCACAACAAAACGaagacattttaaattcaaatatatttatttttattcaacggCAAAAATCGATAATCGGTGCTACATATCAATTTGTGCTAATATTCGAAtcgataataaatatgttacgtTGCCGCAACCACTATCAAAAAGTAAATAAGGTGGACaaagtataacatttttaaatgtttttctgcgtaaaatttgactttattaaaaattaaataatatagttatatgttTCTGTATATAGTTACAATCATGTTTCATTAAAGGTCTAGTTATTAAGATATCTAACAGGGCTTGTGAAGTGTGTtggttaaatataactttttttaaataactttcatGGATAtcttttttagtaatttaacgGCATAGATGTGACGATTTATATTTCCCAGGCAAGAGGCGCGACAGAGTGCTCGACGACCAGAAGTACTCGGCGTGTCGCGGACCTCGAGAGGGATGTTAGCTCCTCCACAGCTATCTGCCGCTCCTCGCACTCCACAAGACGTACCTCCGGTACAATTTAAATAGTCCagtcaatttaatattagaaaaaacaagattattatttaaaatgtaaatagaaaGAAAATTGTTAGAAATGTATACTATCCATCACCGAACAGAGATCACGCAAGTGCAGCATAGTGCGCGAGGAGGAGGACGACGAGgagggcgcgggcgcggccAGCGCGGCGCGCGCCGCCGACGCGCGCCGCGGGTCGCGCTCCGAGGGCCGACTGCACCTCGCGCGGCCCGCGCAGCTCGCCGACAATCTCATCAAGGTATGGGGCGCTGCATCCTGCGCGACGAGACGGTAAGATCGTTTGCGATTGAAATACCTTAACGTCACTAACCCACGAGTGTTAGGAGAATTtagtccaaaaaatatttaacaattcatttaatattaaaacaagtttatattgcttaataacgtcataaataaaaaagacgaCGAGAATAGCGCAGCATTATCTTATATACAGGTTaatggtaattcgacgtattcccgttaggttaggttacgaatttccaccagcgtcctttgtggtcattttatttcggttgttgtGAAATAAGTttctagttgttatacattgtCGGAGAgttgataaaacggttatgtttttaaaataatctgcaggtcaagtttcataacgatttttttttgtttttaaggtatttttgtggaaaaaaaaaattgaaataatatctttttccatCTCGCATTATTAAATTTGCACCGATaatgattgttttaatattgacaaataaccagtgtttattcgtttttataaatcagaagaaaaaaatatattttaattgatacttttttttaaataaatttttgaagtttcatttttgacttattttgaaaaaatctaaaaaacgttataactcaaaaatggttcacttttgtatcatgcatatgggggttaaaattgtcgcaaataatcacccctatcacctcccaacgggaatacgtcgatttaccaataactctgtatatatacatatatatagaggAGTAGGCCGCCGCCCCCCAAATTTtggatactaatattatacatatggaTACAATACGAATCTCAcacttaatattacaattaaaatattcacactCGTGCATGATGTTTTATATTCGGCGTCGCTACGGCAGGTGAATCTCGACGAAGACGCGTGCGCGGCACCCCCCGCGGAGAGCGCCCGCCGCGCGcccccgccgcccgcgcccgcgcgccGCCAGCGGCTCGAGTGTCGCCGGAGACGGGCGCGCGCCGGCTCGTGCTCCTCGTCCGATCTGTCCGACGACGACTCGGAGAAGAAGAAGCGCGCGGGCGAGCAGGTGGCGGCGCCGGGCGAGCGCGCGCGCCGCGACTCGCACGACGACTCCAGCGACAGCCAGGAGCGCGGCGCCGCGCGCCggcccgcgccgcgcccgccgcccgccgcgccggcGCACGGTACTGTTCTGcatatccaaatattttaactccAAAATAATGACCGGTGAAGTCAGCGATTATCGAATAGATGTAGGCTGTAGTTCATTTGGTACACTATGTGATGCCGTATAACACTGTCCCCACACTTTCTCCGACCACTCTCTATTCTGGTTCTTGGGTAGTttcgttttacatttttactgaacatAGTTTTTGGATGACTGATGCAGATCGTCATTGACATTGAATCGTTCGGTTGACATATCCTTGTATTATGGGTCATAATTAAACATTGATAAaagttatcaatacaattcaggGGGAAGCTCATCCAGTAGTGGCAGTGGTGGCGGCGGAGGCGGTGCCGGAGGCGGcgggggcggcggcggcgcgggcgcggcgggggACGCGCGgggcggcggcgcggggggCCGGCGGAGGCGCGCTGCTCGTAAGGAGAGTCGCCTGCGGGAGTCGCGCTCGCTCAATCGCATCGCTGAGGTAGTGTTAAAACTCATTGTGAGCATATCGAAATGCAAATTAAAAGAGTAAAATTTGCAATTATTGCATatagcaaaattattttaacgagtgtgattggatttattttatgtaaagttaAACAGAATGGTATCCTTTCAATCACTCCTAGTTATTTGTGcagtcatataaataaatatgttacaatataaCACTTACAGAGTGTATTCAGAATACAAGCACATTATCGGGATCACACCTTTTTCTTTGTACTTAAGTAGTCCCATTAGAATGGTAATGATTTCAACTATACAAAAACCATACTATAAGAAATCAGTAGTCAGTTATCATTAAACTGGACCTGAacacgtttaaaatatatgtatagacgGCTAGAGTAGAATAGAGCCAGCTTATTTCTACGAGGGGACACCCACAGGTTGAAATAGGCGGGCCGGGGGGAGCGGAATAATAGACTCTTGGCTAAACGCATCTATCGATACCACACTACTTCTTATCGATATCATCGGAGGTGGAACCGACTCGGTAGCGAAAGAATTGTTAAGGAGAGTCGGCGTCAAGAAAGTGGCGGCTCGGGACCGTCTGCCCAACAGCTTCTGTGCAGGGTAATACGAGACTCGTGAGTGTGTCGTGGCCGCAGGTGGAGGAGGCGAGCGCGGCGCGCTGGGCGGGCGCGGGCGGGCTGGTGGCGCTGTGCGGCCGCCCGCTGCTGCGCCTGCTGGCCGCCGCGCGCCCCGCGCCCTCCGCGCGCCGCCTGCACGGCCTGTGCTGAGCGCCGCAGCCGCGCACTCCCCACTCTCCCGCTCTCCCTCCCGCCCCCCACATCTTCTAGAGATTCGGCGCGTTCATCCATCAATTATATACGAGAATGATTTCTGTGAAGATACGAAAAATGCTGGATATCGTaatcgataatttttttaaaaattattcttcACAGTTTAGCATGCGTGAtatattagtgttttttttatataaagggtAATTGAAAAGATTCACTTCACGTGTTGAGATATTTTGTGCTAACGCTCCGTTTCTTACGATTGTTTGAGTCACAGCATACGTTATATTTAAGGCTAAGAGGCGAAGTGTGTATACACTTGGTATAAAGTAAGAAAGTAGACTGACAATGAGTATTATTCCAATCTCCGATGATGTTATACTCTATAAGAGaacttaatgtttaatttatacctCGTTTAAGGCAACTGTCCCATACTTCGTATTTTAGTCGTTTTGTATTCATCACGTCTCGTGTTACAAAACAAAAGGTTATCGCatttggtatataatattttttaaaatataaaataagacttCATTTGACTAATCCATGAAACGTAATTGCCCCTCAAAACGCCAAATAATTGTactgatacttttttttaagcagTTTTTCTTacatcaataaaacaaattcagaattttcgttaaattaatataatcatggACAATCTGCATGGGGCCATTATATCTTGGAtatgttttaatacaaacaataaaaggcatttgtaacatttataagaaaatattaggtCAACAGGGTTTCTACAATTCAGTTCATGGGTATCTACTAATTTTACTAACgacgataaaaatttaaagtgacGAAGTAATGAAGaactgaattttataaaacatttttcaccAAGATAAATTATCTAAGAAACGCTAACATCAACAAAGGAAGTTTCAAGCTCTActagtaatattaatcattaaatataactaaaatgcAATATATTTCATGTAGTGTAaacttatctttatataatatttaacctgAATCATTATCGTAAGACGACCTGTAACATTAACTTtgtaattctttaattattgAGCACTATTTTACCGCCAGGCATTATCTACGCAGTGCCTTATCGAAGCATACAGTAGGACGTGTGCGGCCAAGTTTTGTTACACCTAGCTTGTGGAAAAGTTTTTGAATCCAAGCTTATgcgaaattaaattgtttttttaatccgatttaaatttaagtctgtttttaaaactttttgctACATGATTCCTAAGGAAATCCCAGGGAATTTGTCACAAGTTTCCGTCAATGCTTCCACTTGTGCTAAGACTACTAATTTTCTAAAGGTTTcgtttaaaaaagtattgttaAACTACCAGTACCAGTTCTCGATCTCGTGAATCAcgcaattttaagttaaaatcttaatttttcacagattattaataatatttagtaacgtattcgattttattcaaactaataataataatggattaatcaataaagttttatgatcGTTTATGTTTTCCTCGCTGTTgcacatgaaaataataaatttaaatgcaactGGAAATAACAAAAACGTCGAATACCTGTAAAAAACTACTAACTGCATGGACATATATGTCCATAAAGTGGTATGGGACTGCTTTCCTATATAATTTTGCGTTGGACGTTACGTTACTGAACACTACATCTTcgatcaaattattaattactatagttacagttatatttatatagcttaCTTAACAATCATGTATTGTTTTTCTGCTCTTTCCCGTTATATAAAATtcactgttatttaatatttgtcaattatttcataacatttcAAGAAAATGTAACACGTTGCTTACCTTATTCACTTTCAagatgaaataaaagtaaacatatcACTTGACAGGTCAAGTAGGGTACACAACACTGGTGTACCACTGGTGGTATATCCAGTTATGTTAAGTAATCttctcgaaaatatttttttttatttcatggtaTTTATGCACAGTTTATGATGACTGATGCAGTCCATTGCAATAAACgcaagaaaagtattttttttgtagtaatagttaatttttattttattttgaatattcgagctataaaaaatgtttaaacatatattttcgttatataGTGTTAGCATgttaatcaattattaacaCGTTCCCTTATGACGAAATCATTTGTGCCATtttccataataaaaaaattagacgTTAGTTTTAGGGTGGAAGTGATTGTGGCATTTGGAATACGTTATACGTTGTTCtggaacaaatatatttgtatgtgtcGTTTTTCAAAAACTAACTTGCTTACACTTGAATTAGTttggaataaaaaattataattgaaatttctatttacatattttgtatttaatttgttaagaatagtaattatttattaatgtttttatgacaaACTTCAGAAAGTAgtttgtaacttatttttttaatgttataactaattatttaaagattcaattttatcttacgcaatataaaaaaatataggaatagtatttgtaaagaaatatcCACTATAGGTACTATTATCTActaggtatattataatattaataactattaattatctaaataaacttatatttttttaatacaattgtaaatcgaaattttataaacaaattgatgaaaaaataaggaaaattaaagaaaacatctttataaagacttttttttttataactttgtacAGTAATATTGCTTACTTTAGTCTATTTCAACCACAATAGGAATAAATGCAAATGAACAACAACGAATTTATGCGCAAACgcaaaaaaatgtctttttgaactttgaaagtaaaattaaagtatatagtGGAATAGTATACATGCTtacagatatattaatcaagaactgtttataGTGCATAAATATATTAGCGTTACAAGCAAATCTTAACGCAAACGTAaatgtaaggtttgtttatctttattccttcatagattggaataggctatacgtgTTAACATTATAACGTGTTCATTGAATTTTTTCTAATACctatgtcaaaaatatatatttttaattgaaatatacctagtaataaaaattaaacggaTAACAATTCTTCGTTATACATAAATACGCAGTGCTGGTATATTTTCATCTTGAAAGTAAAAAGggtataaatttgaatatag
The DNA window shown above is from Vanessa tameamea isolate UH-Manoa-2023 chromosome 16, ilVanTame1 primary haplotype, whole genome shotgun sequence and carries:
- the LOC113402963 gene encoding probable ATP-dependent RNA helicase DDX20, whose product is MVLAHNISNRKRTTDVQIYQDVTFDTMLLSNDTLNGLKEAGFFKPSPIQLHGIPLGKCGFDLMLEAKSGTGKTAVFTIIALEKLDLNKGIQVIILAPTREIAAQICEVLKQIGCKYDGLCVEVVMGGLPIQDDINKFKEKNVHVVVGSPGRLKHLVQDKHIDINSVRLLILDEADKLMEKSFLTDIQFIHTFLPKQKQVILSSATYPENSKELISQFVCGAQHICPNSNCVLLGVAQRITYVKYNNNIVKQTEYRFKELLKILTKKQFKQCLIFCNYQTRVGDLHKMLTKEKWPAEQLYGKQEQTDRLDAIKTLQEYKCRLLISTDLAARGIDASNVDLVINFEPPFEWQTYLHRIGRAGRYGSYGMAVTILSEGMEAKKFLNLLEALKTSVNLTCLWNDDDTNEDVDGREPVEPTMSEYTSLSNITKDNNYIDFWEILCDKKDLLEVNKTVESFEELFKSFEVVEMDNIKSFSDLLMSFNNNNLPDSNENYCCQYKCIDAPNILAKDYLERINKIKQSILNTSKRKPTESSTEHKKYQAAKNLTISEMDIENDNIKNKCQSETPVNAYNNNNKNLVDNNNRYFENKNIGLNYEATISNEVLKLGLPETFSGSKSKTKLGKSSKETVSKGTQKKKNSISDEYLKNEKEYVLNSQSSESEYNEMNTKSKHKAKYNRRKQSNYSKQNFTSKDSSSDISNNVYYECSRRNNGTNSYTNWYNQLKFNVKQIEIAVYIDELSKL
- the LOC113403067 gene encoding SNF-related serine/threonine-protein kinase, yielding MNNCGVGGGVGTGGGAYDAKIAGLYDLLDTLGSGHFAVVKLARHVFTGEKVAVKVIDKSKLDEVSKSHLFQEVRCMKLVQHPNVVRLYEVIDTQTKLYLILELGDGGDLYDYIMRHESGLSESLARDYFRQIVRAISYCHRLHVVHRDLKPENVVFFEKLGVVKLTDFGFSNKFCPGQKLETSCGSLAYSAPEILLGDSYDAPAVDVWSLGVILYMLVCGQAPFQEANDSETLTMIMDCKYTMPNHVSNSCKRLIGRMLVREPEKRATLSEIATDPWVTAGEGVTVEDFDTPLVAKQDLSEDDRAAILQRMVNGAIGTKEHILEELEKNEYNHITATYYLLAERKLRSKRQEARQSARRPEVLGVSRTSRGMLAPPQLSAAPRTPQDVPPRSRKCSIVREEEDDEEGAGAASAARAADARRGSRSEGRLHLARPAQLADNLIKVNLDEDACAAPPAESARRAPPPPAPARRQRLECRRRRARAGSCSSSDLSDDDSEKKKRAGEQVAAPGERARRDSHDDSSDSQERGAARRPAPRPPPAAPAHGGSSSSSGSGGGGGGAGGGGGGGGAGAAGDARGGGAGGRRRRAARKESRLRESRSLNRIAEVEEASAARWAGAGGLVALCGRPLLRLLAAARPAPSARRLHGLC